In Calonectris borealis chromosome 8, bCalBor7.hap1.2, whole genome shotgun sequence, a single genomic region encodes these proteins:
- the TMEM61 gene encoding transmembrane protein 61, with the protein MAAASFRYGVTITGAVLLVTGTLCFAWWSDGEVGTPASSGARLLPPREAEAVPSSSSSALLRSVSFFCCGIGGILLLFGLLWSVKANARVVSRRYQYHFPRDLQYFTAEPLEKWNCSTWDTSTIPTYEEALTCRPAHGAPAYVQPPGRKEELTPPLYRYLEEDESWQGGRRRSSSDSALFRPSPSWLETQHPGEPQATPPPSYENISIRGV; encoded by the exons ATGGCAGCCGCCTCTTTCCGCTACGGCGTGACCATCACCGGGGCCGTGCTGCTGGTGACGGGGACGCTGTGCTTTGCCTGGTGGAGCGACGGGGAGGTGGGCACCCCGGCCAGCAGCGGGGCTCGCCTCCTGCCTCCCCGGGAAGCCGAGGCCGttcccagctcttcctccagcGCCTTGCTCCGCTCCGTCAGCTTCTTCTGCTGCGGCATCGGcggcatcctcctcctcttcgggCTCCTCTGGTCCGTGAAAGCCAACGCCAGGGTGGTCTCCCGCCGCTACCAGTACCATTTCCCCAGGGACCTCCAGTACTTCACCGCAGAGCCTCTGGAGAAGTGGAACTGCAG CACCTGGGACACCAGCACCATCCCCACCTACGAAGAAGCCCTGACCTGCAGACCTGCTCACGGCGCCCCAGCCTACGTCCAGCCcccggggaggaaggaggagctcACGCCGCCCCTGTACCGCTACCTGGAGGAGGACGAGAGCTGGCAGGGCGGCCGCCGGCGCAGCTCCTCCGACAGCGCCTTGTTCCGTCCCAGCCCGTCCTGGCTGGAgacccagcaccccggggagccGCAGGCAACGCCTCCCCCCAGCTACGAAAACATCAGCATCCGGGGTGTCTGA
- the BSND gene encoding barttin, whose translation MAEEKTFRYGFIMLGFFLVMTGMFIMSVEKPQIYITFCALGVLLVAVGIIWSMCQCYPKITFVPVDLEAERFLDHKPIVLPERDTRLIVPCPNQEATSTYEKSLPSYEQIQRQAVGSAPLPPMAQPRPRSCSQSAVQAKAEVHRELGGAGDPPPEPAPWLEMAASSCPPRPAPGDAPLACLLEDMDTPSLEGSVPSSPVPRGRPLPPSAAHPSCTPTNSPAGGEHPSSPRKGTGEEDDLYYGLREGLDALLEDSDCLFEPEN comes from the exons ATGGCCGAGGAGAAGACCTTTCGCTACGGGTTCATCATGCTGGGTTTCTTCCTGGTGATGACGGGAATGTTCATCATGAGCGTGGAAAAGCCCCAGATCTACATCACCTTCTGCGCCCTGGGCGTCCTGCTTGTAGCCGTGGGCATCATCTGGAGCATGTGCCAGTGCTACCCGAAG ATAACGTTCGTCCCCGTGGACCTCGAGGCCGAGCGGTTCCTGGACCACAAACCCATCGTGCTGCCGGAGAGGGACACCCG CCTGATTGTACCCTGCCCCAACCAAGAGGCCACCAGCACCTACGAGAAAAGCCTGCCGTCCTACGAGCAGATCCAGAGGCAGGCGGTGGGCTCGGCCCCGCTCCCACCCATGGCCCAGCCCAGACCCCGCAGCTGCTCCCAGTCGGCGGTGCAGGCGAAAGCAGAGGTCCACCGGGAGCTGGGGGGTGCCGGAGACCCCCCCCCAGAGCCGGCGCCTTGGCTGGAAATGGCGGCAAGCAGCTG cccgccccggccggccccgggggaCGCGCCGCTGGCATGCCTCCTGGAGGACATGGACACGCCGTCGCTGGAGGGCTCCGTGCCCAGTAGCCCCGTGCCACGGGGCCGACCCCTCCCGCCAtctgctgcccaccccagctgCACCCCGACCAACTCCCCGGCCGGGGGAGAGCACCCCAGTTCCCCCCGCAAAGGCACCGGGGAGGAGGATGACCTCTATTATGGGCTCCGAGAGGGGCTGGACGCTCTGCTCGAGGATAGCGACTGCCTTTTTGAGCCTGAAAACTGA